Proteins encoded by one window of Papio anubis isolate 15944 chromosome 7, Panubis1.0, whole genome shotgun sequence:
- the PIF1 gene encoding ATP-dependent DNA helicase PIF1, whose amino-acid sequence MLSGMETAAGEYEDSELRCRVAVEELSPGGQPRRRQSLRTAELSLGRNERRELMLRLQAPGPAGRPRCFPLRAARLFTRFAGAGRSTLRLPAHGIPGAGAVQLLLSDCPPDRLRRFLRTLRLKLAAAPGPGPASARAQLLGPRPHDFVTISPVQPEERRLGAATRVPDTTLVKRPAEPQTGTEPSTEAPRWPLPVKRLSLPSTKPQLSEEQAAVLRAVLKGQSIFFTGSAGTGKSYLLKRILGSLPPTGTVATASTGVAACHIGGTTLHAFAGIGSGQAPLAQCVALAQRPGVRQGWLNCQRLVIDEISMVEADLFDKLEAVARAVRQQNKPFGGIQLIICGDFLQLPPVTKGFQPPRFCFQAKSWKRCVPVTLELTKVWRQADQTFISLLQAVRLGRCSDEVTRQLQATASHKVGRDGIVATRLCTHQDDVALTNERRLQELPGKVHRFEAMDSNPELASILDAQCPVSQLLQLKLGAQVMLVKNLSVSRGLVNGARGVVVGFEAEGRGLPQVRFLCGVTEVIRADRWTVQATRNQLLSRQQLPLQLAWAMSIHKSQGMTLDCVEISLGRVFANGQAYVALSRARSLQGLRVLDFDPVAVRCDPRVLHFYATLQRGRGLSLESPDDDEAASDQENVDPNL is encoded by the exons ATGCTGTCGGGCATGGAGACGGCGGCAGGGGAATACGAGGACTCGGAGCTGCGGTGCCGCGTGGCTGTGGAGGAGCTGAGCCCGGGCGGGCAGCCGCGAAGGCGCCAGTCCCTGCGCACCGCGGAGCTGAGCCTGGGTCGCAACGAGCGCCGCGAGTTGATGCTGCGACTACAAGCGCCAGGGCCCGCGGGGCGGCCGCGCTGCTTCCCTCTGCGCGCCGCGCGCCTCTTCACGCGTTTCGCCGGGGCCGGGCGCAGCACCCTGCGGCTCCCGGCCCACGGCATCCCTGGGGCCGGCGCAGTGCAGCTGCTGCTCTCAGACTGCCCCCCAGACCGCCTGCGCCGCTTCCTGCGCACATTGCGCCTCAAGCTGGCTGCGGCCCCGGGTCCCGGGCCGGCCTCCGCCAGAGCGCAGCTGCTGGGCCCAAGGCCCCACGACTTCGTCACCATCAGCCCTGTGCAGCCCGAGGAGCGGCGGCTCGGGGCGGCCACCCGGGTTCCGGACACTACGCTGGTGAAGCGGCCTGCGGAGCCCCAGACTGGGACCGAGCCTAGCACA GAAGCCCCAAGGTGGCCCCTGCCTGTGAAGAGGCTGAGCTTGCCCTCCACCAAGCCACAGCTTTCTGAAGAACAAGCTGCTGTGCTGAGGGCCGTCCTGAAAGGCCAGAGCATCTTCTTCACTGGGAGTGCAG GAACAGGGAAGTCATATCTGCTGAAGCGAATCCTGGGCTCACTGCCCCCCACAGGCACTGTGGCCACAGCCAGCACTGGGGTAGCAGCCTGCCACATCGGGGGCACCACCCTCCATGCCTTTGCAG GCATCGGCTCAGGCCAGGCTCCTCTAGCCCAGTGTGTGGCCCTGGCCCAAAGGCCAGGCGTGCGGCAGGGCTGGCTGAACTGCCAGCGGTTGGTCATTGACGAGATCTCAATGGTGGAGGCAGACCTGTTTGACAAACTGGAGGCCGTGGCCAG AGCCGTCCGGCAGCAGAACAAGCCATTTGGAGGGATCCAGCTCATCATCTGTGGGGACTTTCTGCAGCTGCCACCTGTGACCAAGGGCTTCCAGCCCCCACGGTTCTGCTTCCAG GCCAAGAGCTGGAAGAGGTGTGTGCCAGTGACCCTGGAGCTGACCAAggtgtggaggcaggcagatcagacCTTCATCTCTCTACTGCAGGCCGTGAGGCTGGGCAG GTGTTCAGATGAGGTGACCCGCCAGCTCCAGGCCACAGCTTCCCACAAGGTAGGGAGAGATGGGATTGTGGCCACGAGGCTCTGCACCCACCAGGATGACGTGGCCCTCACCAACGAGAGGCGGCTTCAGGAGCTGCCAG GTAAGGTACACAGATTTGAGGCTATGGACAGCAACCCTGAGCTGGCCAGTATCCTGGATGCCCAGTGTCCCGTTAGCCAGCTCCTTCAACTAAAGCTGGGGGCCCAG GTGATGCTGGTGAAAAACTTATCGGTGTCTCGGGGCCTGGTGAATGGCGCCCGAGGGGTGGTAGTCGGGTTCGAGGCAGAAGGGAGAG GGCTACCCCAGGTGCGGTTCCTGTGTGGAGTCACTGAGGTCATCCGCGCTGACCGCTGGACCGTGCAGGCCACCAGGAACCAGCTCCTCAGCCGGCAGCAGCTGCCCCTCCAGCTGGCCTGGGCGATGTCCATCCACAAGAGCCAA GGCATGACCCTGGATTGTGTGGAGATTTCTCTGGGCCGTGTGTTTGCCAATGGCCAGGCCTACGTGGCCCTTTCCCGGGCCCGTAGCCTGCAGGGCCTACGTGTGCTGGACTTTGACCCTGTGGCGGTTCGCTGTGACCCCCGAGTGCTGCACTTCTATGCCACCCTGCAGCGGGGCAGGGGCCTCAGTCTG GAGTCCCCAGATGATGATGAGGCAGCCTCAGACCAGGAGAACGTGGACCCAAACCTCTGA